The Alteriqipengyuania halimionae genome contains a region encoding:
- a CDS encoding sodium-dependent transporter — protein sequence MVAATDMHGIEKREGWSSRSAFILAAIGAAVGLGNIWRFPTLAGESGGGAFVIFYIGCVFLLGLPLLLAEIFIGRAGQTDAVGSIRNVAAHSRASSKWGWVGGLGAVAAFLVLSFYSVVAGWVLYYVGVFAGDFGSALMAGEPFRGALAGENEAAIQQRLGDMFANPGLMLGMHAVFMGLTLFIVGRGVHGGIEKAATWLMPLFFVLLVGIVIYGAVVGDMTDTLAFLFTPDWSKLTPEVMNAALGQALFSLSLGIAGIITYGSYITEGTKLGSTAALIAVADTGVALLAGLMIFPIVLSVGLDPAAGPTLVFQTLPFAFQSMPAGSLIGMLFFILIFVAAITSSISILEVPTAWGVGERGWSRPKSTLIFGGAAFLVGIACLLGYNVWKDVHPLGFWDIFADLDILDTVDGFTGKIMLPLGAFFVAVFVGWKADRKMVAETTGLSNGMLVLWRFLLAWLCPIAVAIILLTGLFPAILG from the coding sequence ATGGTTGCAGCGACCGACATGCACGGTATCGAGAAACGCGAAGGCTGGTCTTCGCGCTCGGCCTTTATCCTGGCCGCGATCGGCGCGGCGGTGGGGCTCGGTAATATCTGGCGTTTTCCGACGCTTGCCGGGGAAAGCGGAGGCGGGGCCTTCGTGATTTTCTACATCGGCTGTGTGTTCCTGCTGGGCCTTCCGCTGTTGCTGGCAGAGATCTTCATCGGCCGCGCCGGCCAGACCGACGCGGTCGGATCGATCCGCAACGTCGCGGCGCATTCGCGGGCGAGCAGCAAATGGGGCTGGGTCGGCGGGCTTGGCGCCGTCGCGGCTTTCCTCGTCCTTTCCTTCTATTCGGTCGTCGCCGGGTGGGTGCTCTACTATGTAGGTGTCTTCGCCGGAGACTTCGGCAGCGCCCTGATGGCAGGCGAACCGTTCCGCGGTGCGCTGGCGGGTGAAAACGAAGCGGCTATCCAGCAACGCCTGGGCGACATGTTCGCCAATCCAGGTCTGATGCTCGGCATGCATGCGGTGTTCATGGGCCTGACGCTCTTCATCGTCGGTCGCGGGGTGCACGGCGGGATCGAGAAAGCCGCCACCTGGCTGATGCCGCTGTTTTTCGTGCTGCTGGTGGGTATCGTCATCTACGGAGCCGTCGTCGGTGACATGACCGATACGCTTGCCTTCCTGTTCACGCCGGACTGGTCGAAGCTGACGCCCGAAGTCATGAACGCCGCGCTCGGTCAGGCGCTCTTCTCGCTCTCGCTCGGCATCGCCGGGATCATCACCTACGGCTCCTACATCACCGAGGGCACCAAGCTCGGATCGACCGCCGCGCTCATCGCGGTGGCCGATACCGGCGTCGCACTGCTCGCAGGCCTGATGATCTTCCCGATTGTCCTGTCGGTCGGCCTCGATCCCGCCGCCGGGCCGACCTTGGTGTTCCAGACATTGCCCTTCGCGTTCCAGTCGATGCCGGCCGGTTCCCTGATCGGGATGCTGTTCTTCATCCTGATCTTCGTCGCGGCTATCACCAGCTCGATCTCGATCCTCGAAGTGCCGACGGCCTGGGGTGTGGGCGAGCGGGGCTGGAGCCGACCCAAATCGACCCTGATCTTCGGCGGCGCCGCGTTCCTGGTCGGGATCGCCTGCCTGCTCGGCTACAATGTCTGGAAGGACGTGCATCCGCTCGGCTTCTGGGACATTTTCGCCGATCTCGATATCCTCGATACGGTCGACGGATTTACCGGCAAGATCATGCTCCCGCTCGGGGCGTTCTTCGTGGCCGTGTTCGTGGGCTGGAAGGCCGATCGCAAGATGGTGGCCGAAACCACCGGACTTTCGAATGGCATGCTTGTGCTGTGGCGCTTCCTGCTCGCATGGCTGTGCCCGATTGCGGTGGCGATCATACTGCTAACGGGACTGTTCCCCGCCATCCTGGGCTAA